A single window of Nitrospinota bacterium DNA harbors:
- a CDS encoding tetratricopeptide repeat protein, with protein sequence MGPGESGVATADILEEHLDKKIRLFIFDKSTLSQSENFLRALKFNNVEVSPVPASYISAIQQLYLLLKKDDDLILVNPPLTVVNGKTKIKKDITEYFSELKRLVHQKSKSDSIELLSKCVPIFPEANMLQIREKLLLSLAEFGITGAFILKQQESLIGLSQAAQKEKKAELMAERFNEIRTYLIDHFSTNPDDAIKNIRLKMDEKELTRKKKESQKWMSQAEEYKKTKNYEEAINCYKKAIDAYPKDPAAYMESGKTYVRIQKYSRALERFKQASEISEDLPTPNQEIGNLRITQAREMIAKGANPENPQVKELLRDAIDN encoded by the coding sequence ATGGGCCCCGGAGAGAGTGGCGTTGCTACGGCGGATATTTTGGAAGAACATCTCGATAAAAAAATACGCCTCTTCATTTTCGATAAAAGCACCCTTTCCCAATCTGAAAACTTTCTTCGAGCTCTGAAATTCAACAACGTGGAGGTCTCACCCGTTCCTGCATCGTATATAAGCGCGATCCAGCAACTTTATCTTCTTTTAAAAAAAGATGACGACTTGATACTGGTAAACCCGCCACTAACGGTTGTCAATGGTAAAACGAAAATCAAAAAGGATATTACCGAATATTTTTCCGAGTTGAAACGCCTCGTCCACCAGAAATCTAAGTCCGATTCCATAGAGCTTCTTTCAAAGTGCGTTCCGATCTTTCCAGAGGCAAACATGCTTCAGATAAGGGAAAAACTGCTTCTTTCACTTGCGGAATTCGGGATTACCGGCGCATTCATACTCAAACAGCAGGAATCCCTAATAGGCCTAAGCCAGGCCGCGCAGAAAGAGAAAAAGGCAGAATTAATGGCGGAACGTTTCAACGAGATCAGGACATACCTGATAGATCACTTTTCCACAAATCCAGACGACGCCATAAAGAACATCAGGCTCAAGATGGATGAGAAGGAACTTACCAGGAAAAAGAAGGAATCCCAGAAGTGGATGAGCCAGGCCGAAGAGTATAAAAAGACAAAAAATTATGAAGAGGCCATAAACTGCTACAAAAAGGCGATTGACGCATATCCAAAGGATCCGGCAGCTTACATGGAAAGCGGCAAGACCTATGTGAGGATACAGAAATATTCCCGCGCCCTGGAACGATTTAAGCAGGCAAGCGAAATATCCGAAGATTTGCCAACACCAAACCAGGAGATAGGCAACCTTAGAATTACACAAGCCAGGGAGATGATCGCAAAAGGGGCCAATCCTGAAAATCCACAGGTAAAAGAACTTCTAAGAGATGCTATCGATAATT